A single window of Candidatus Methylomirabilota bacterium DNA harbors:
- a CDS encoding MFS transporter produces MTRWAVLALVTLAYAGSALSALAVAPLAPFLLEALHLSRAQVGLLLPALYLGGVLMSLPAGWLTDRLGVRLTLALGQALTGAMVALASLTSSLPLLLACLVGGGFGFSVGNPATGRAVIEWFPPRERGVAMGIKQTGLTLGGIGAALALPPLALALGWRDALALAGAFSLVSALVVASAYRTPPGGGGVPPAAWPRLAEVGGFLRRPGVLMLFGCGLALSMAQSSLLAYLVLYAKESFAISAVAAGQLLALAQVGGTASRLAWGVVSDRFFGGRRRPGVVVTALLGAAAYVAFALGPPLSGPLIAVLVLVAGAGAFGWVGLYFALVAEIGGARHAGLLTGVAVAFAWSGVLAGPPLYGLALEATGSYAAPWLGLAAIAVLVAVALARLQPLVQRGAT; encoded by the coding sequence CTGACCCGCTGGGCCGTCCTGGCCCTGGTCACGCTCGCCTACGCGGGCAGCGCGCTCTCGGCTCTGGCCGTGGCGCCGCTGGCGCCGTTCCTCCTCGAGGCGCTGCACCTCTCGCGCGCGCAGGTGGGGCTCTTGCTGCCCGCGCTCTATCTCGGGGGCGTGCTCATGTCGCTGCCGGCGGGATGGCTCACCGACCGACTCGGCGTCCGGCTCACGCTGGCGCTGGGCCAGGCCCTCACCGGCGCCATGGTCGCGCTGGCGTCGCTGACGTCCAGCCTGCCGCTCCTGTTGGCCTGTCTCGTCGGGGGCGGCTTTGGCTTCAGCGTGGGCAACCCGGCCACGGGCAGGGCGGTCATCGAGTGGTTCCCGCCGCGCGAGCGCGGCGTGGCGATGGGCATCAAGCAGACCGGCCTCACGCTGGGCGGCATCGGCGCGGCGCTGGCCCTGCCGCCGCTGGCGCTGGCCCTGGGCTGGCGCGACGCCCTGGCGCTGGCGGGCGCGTTCTCACTCGTCTCCGCGCTCGTGGTCGCCAGCGCCTATCGCACGCCGCCGGGAGGCGGGGGCGTGCCACCGGCGGCGTGGCCGCGGCTCGCGGAGGTGGGCGGCTTCCTGCGCCGGCCCGGGGTGCTCATGCTCTTCGGCTGCGGGCTGGCGCTCTCGATGGCGCAGTCCTCTCTGCTCGCCTATCTCGTGCTCTACGCCAAGGAGAGCTTTGCGATCTCCGCGGTGGCGGCCGGGCAGCTGCTGGCGCTGGCCCAGGTCGGCGGCACGGCCAGCCGCCTGGCCTGGGGCGTCGTCAGCGACCGCTTCTTCGGCGGCCGGCGCCGCCCCGGCGTCGTCGTCACCGCACTTCTGGGCGCCGCCGCGTACGTGGCCTTCGCGCTCGGCCCCCCGCTGTCCGGCCCGCTGATCGCGGTGCTGGTGCTCGTCGCCGGCGCCGGGGCCTTCGGCTGGGTCGGGCTCTACTTCGCGCTGGTGGCGGAGATCGGGGGCGCGCGCCATGCCGGGCTGCTCACGGGCGTCGCCGTGGCCTTCGCCTGGTCGGGCGTGCTGGCGGGGCCGCCGCTCTACGGCCTCGCGCTGGAGGCGACGGGCTCGTACGCCGCGCCGTGGCTCGGCCTGGCGGCGATCGCCGTGCTCGTCGCCGTCGCGCTGGCCCGCCTGCAGCCGCTGGTTCAGCGCGGCGCGACGTGA
- a CDS encoding class I SAM-dependent methyltransferase has protein sequence MTRNPWAREYARTPTSYIWGTEPSSFAREVSVRLPPGARVLDLGCGEGRDSVFFAAQGFDVTGVDVSRAGLRKAERLAREQGVAVRWVRSDMARLRVAGPFDLVYSCGTIHYVPRPARGRLLARLRALTRPDGLHAHIVFTGRAVYVELGEAIDYFTPGELRAAYTGWRILERHEGVIPCSRDGTPHRHSIEQLIAKAVGHGT, from the coding sequence ATGACGCGAAATCCCTGGGCTCGGGAGTACGCCCGGACGCCGACGTCCTACATCTGGGGCACGGAGCCCTCCTCGTTCGCCCGGGAGGTGAGCGTGCGCCTGCCGCCCGGGGCCCGCGTGCTCGACCTCGGCTGCGGCGAAGGACGCGACAGCGTCTTCTTCGCCGCCCAGGGATTCGACGTGACCGGCGTGGACGTGTCCCGAGCCGGGCTCCGTAAGGCCGAACGGCTCGCGCGCGAGCAGGGCGTCGCCGTCCGCTGGGTGCGGAGCGACATGGCGCGCCTGCGCGTCGCCGGCCCCTTCGACCTGGTCTACTCCTGCGGGACCATCCACTACGTGCCCCGGCCCGCGCGGGGCCGGCTCCTGGCCCGGCTGCGGGCGCTCACGCGCCCGGACGGCCTGCACGCCCACATCGTGTTCACCGGCCGCGCGGTCTACGTGGAGCTGGGCGAGGCCATCGACTACTTCACCCCCGGCGAGCTGCGCGCGGCCTACACGGGCTGGCGGATCCTCGAGCGCCACGAGGGGGTGATCCCCTGCTCACGCGACGGCACACCCCATCGCCACAGCATCGAACAGCTCATCGCAAAGGCGGTCGGCCATGGCACCTGA
- a CDS encoding translation elongation factor-like protein, with the protein MAPERKIGVVTDYFTKIGVVAVRLTDGDLQVGDMIHVRGHTTDFAQTVDSLQLEHRAVQRAERGSEVALKVRERARRHDEVLRVDGGGS; encoded by the coding sequence ATGGCACCTGAGCGCAAGATCGGCGTCGTCACCGACTACTTCACGAAGATCGGCGTGGTGGCGGTCCGCCTCACCGACGGCGACCTCCAGGTCGGCGACATGATCCACGTCCGGGGGCACACCACCGACTTCGCCCAGACCGTGGACTCGCTGCAGCTCGAGCACCGGGCGGTCCAGCGGGCCGAGCGCGGCAGCGAGGTCGCGCTGAAGGTGCGCGAGCGCGCGCGCCGGCACGACGAGGTGCTCCGGGTGGACGGCGGGGGATCCTGA
- a CDS encoding PilZ domain-containing protein, which translates to MDERRRYARYPVSWYVRLWLDEGSFVGARAVDASLHGMRIALTDDCSPRGLEVGHPRRIEIFHPETESAVTRVGEVRHVGHQGIGLYIREPLPVDLIGEFPTSLTESVRDDRDTASAESL; encoded by the coding sequence ATGGACGAACGTCGCCGGTACGCCCGCTATCCGGTTTCCTGGTACGTTCGTCTGTGGCTCGATGAAGGCTCGTTCGTCGGGGCCCGCGCCGTGGACGCGAGCCTCCACGGGATGCGTATCGCCCTCACCGACGACTGCTCTCCCAGAGGGCTGGAGGTCGGTCACCCCCGGCGCATCGAGATCTTTCATCCCGAGACGGAGAGCGCGGTCACCCGCGTCGGAGAGGTTCGGCATGTCGGCCATCAGGGCATCGGCCTCTACATCAGAGAGCCGCTGCCCGTTGACCTCATCGGCGAGTTCCCGACGAGCCTGACCGAAAGCGTGAGAGACGATCGAGACACCGCGAGCGCCGAGTCGCTATGA
- a CDS encoding SDR family oxidoreductase, whose translation MWLKGKRALITGSSRGIGRGIAVKLAQEGVRVAVHYHKNEAAAKDTLERVRKHGADGLVVRADVSRPDDVRQMFEHVKRDFGGLDIFVSNARPDLPAFYQAPMDITLDKWDMAFDSQAKAFFVGVREAAPLMSPGGRIIAITYAPSARTGSWQPWIAMGSAKAALESAVRYFAVALAKRGITVNALSPGLTDDSVLNTLPKEVQDVSRAWHESGWTPMGRLTSPEDVGNAVALLSSEQAAWITGQVIAVDGGSSLMDTVFPLDIQRG comes from the coding sequence ATGTGGCTCAAGGGCAAGCGCGCTCTGATCACGGGCAGCTCGCGGGGCATCGGGCGGGGCATCGCGGTGAAGCTGGCGCAGGAGGGCGTCCGCGTCGCCGTGCACTACCACAAGAACGAGGCGGCGGCCAAGGACACGCTCGAACGGGTACGCAAGCACGGGGCCGACGGCCTCGTCGTCCGGGCCGACGTCTCTCGCCCCGATGACGTCCGCCAGATGTTCGAGCACGTCAAGCGCGACTTCGGCGGGCTGGACATCTTCGTGAGTAACGCCCGCCCCGACCTGCCGGCGTTCTATCAGGCCCCGATGGACATCACGCTGGACAAGTGGGACATGGCCTTCGACTCCCAGGCCAAGGCCTTCTTCGTCGGGGTGCGCGAGGCGGCGCCCCTCATGAGCCCGGGGGGCCGAATCATCGCCATCACCTACGCTCCCAGCGCGCGGACCGGGAGCTGGCAGCCCTGGATCGCGATGGGATCGGCCAAGGCCGCGCTGGAATCGGCGGTGCGCTACTTCGCGGTCGCGCTCGCCAAACGGGGCATCACCGTCAACGCGCTCAGCCCCGGCCTCACCGACGACAGCGTGTTGAACACACTGCCGAAGGAGGTCCAGGACGTCAGCCGGGCCTGGCACGAGAGCGGGTGGACGCCGATGGGGCGGTTGACGAGCCCGGAGGACGTCGGCAATGCGGTCGCCCTTCTCAGCTCCGAACAAGCGGCGTGGATCACCGGGCAGGTCATTGCGGTGGACGGCGGCTCGTCCCTGATGGACACCGTCTTTCCACTCGACATTCAGCGAGGGTAA
- a CDS encoding LLM class F420-dependent oxidoreductase, which produces MNFGVFLPISGRAASGVLMQAARRAEALGFASVWAADRIVTPWEIDTPYPYSADQRFIVPPDAPFLEPLTCLAYLAGVTEKIALGMSVLVMPYRHPLYWAKIATTIDHLSKGRLILGVGVGWMAEEFDALGAPFKERGAVADEQLQVLRRLWDEDKPSFEGRYYRFREMGFSPKPLQKPRIPVWVGGEGARSQRRAARYGDAWFPYFVRITPRELAARFDNVRHWAAEAGRDPAQIRLSCCLPIELTPGPVPQEEDRLLGNPEQITVALRAFQKIGVGHMALQFMVPRWPERREQIERFARDVLPALEQ; this is translated from the coding sequence ATGAACTTCGGCGTCTTTCTCCCGATCTCCGGCCGCGCGGCGAGCGGGGTCCTGATGCAGGCGGCGCGCCGGGCCGAGGCCCTGGGCTTCGCCTCGGTCTGGGCGGCCGATCGCATCGTCACCCCCTGGGAGATCGATACGCCCTACCCGTACAGCGCGGACCAGCGCTTCATCGTGCCGCCCGACGCGCCGTTCCTCGAGCCGCTGACCTGCCTGGCCTATCTGGCCGGCGTCACCGAGAAGATCGCCCTGGGGATGAGCGTGCTGGTGATGCCCTATCGCCATCCGCTCTACTGGGCCAAGATCGCCACGACGATCGACCATCTGTCCAAGGGGCGGCTGATCCTCGGCGTAGGCGTGGGCTGGATGGCGGAGGAGTTCGACGCGCTGGGCGCCCCGTTCAAGGAGCGCGGGGCGGTGGCCGACGAGCAGCTCCAGGTGCTGCGGCGGCTCTGGGACGAGGACAAGCCGAGCTTCGAGGGACGGTACTACCGCTTCCGCGAGATGGGATTCTCGCCCAAGCCGCTCCAGAAGCCGCGGATCCCCGTCTGGGTGGGGGGGGAAGGCGCGCGTTCCCAGCGTCGCGCTGCGAGGTATGGAGATGCCTGGTTTCCCTACTTCGTGAGGATCACCCCCCGGGAGCTCGCCGCCCGCTTCGACAACGTCCGGCACTGGGCGGCGGAGGCGGGGCGCGATCCCGCGCAGATCCGCCTGTCGTGCTGTCTGCCGATCGAGCTGACGCCAGGGCCGGTGCCCCAGGAGGAGGATCGCCTGCTGGGCAACCCCGAGCAGATCACCGTCGCGCTGCGGGCCTTCCAGAAGATCGGCGTGGGGCACATGGCCCTGCAGTTCATGGTGCCCCGCTGGCCGGAGCGGCGGGAGCAGATCGAGCGCTTCGCGCGCGACGTCCTGCCCGCGCTCGAGCAGTGA
- the pruA gene encoding L-glutamate gamma-semialdehyde dehydrogenase, whose protein sequence is MVNALLSVPEPRNEPVLGYAPGTPERRALSAQLKKMAGEVVEIAPRIGGRKTTTGKTAEAVMPHDHRHVLAVWHRAGAREVQQAIDAALAAHQSWSRMPWPARAAIFLKAADLLAGPYRQVLNAATMLGQSKTAHQAEIDAACEMIDFWRFNVHFAEQIYRQQPLSAPGTWNYLEHRPLEGFVFAVTPFNFTSIGGNLPTAPAIMGNTVVWKPASSAIYSAHFLMEVLEAAGLPPGVINMVPGAGAEVGDPALASPDLAGIHFTGSTGTFQGMWETVGRNIRRYRSYPRIVGETGGKDFVFAHTSAEVPALATALTRGAFEYQGQKCSAASRAFVPASLWPGVETVLRAQIAEIRVGDPADFTNFMGAVIDRNAFGSIKGYIDFARASSDCELLVGGHGDDGKGYFIEPTVVRARKPDVKLMREEIFGPVLTVWVYDDGDLDETLGICDRGTPYALTGAVFARDRAAIVKIAGALTHAAGNFYINDKPTGAVVGQQPFGGARASGTNDKAGSALNLLRWVSPRAIKETFVPPTDFRYPFLQPGE, encoded by the coding sequence ATGGTCAATGCACTCTTGAGCGTCCCCGAGCCCCGCAACGAGCCCGTCCTCGGCTACGCCCCCGGTACCCCCGAGCGCCGCGCGCTGAGCGCCCAGCTCAAGAAGATGGCGGGCGAGGTCGTCGAGATCGCGCCGCGCATCGGCGGCCGGAAGACCACGACGGGCAAGACGGCCGAGGCCGTCATGCCCCACGACCACCGCCACGTGCTGGCCGTGTGGCACCGAGCGGGAGCCAGAGAAGTCCAGCAGGCGATCGACGCCGCGCTCGCCGCTCACCAGTCCTGGTCGCGCATGCCGTGGCCGGCGCGCGCGGCGATCTTCCTCAAGGCAGCCGACCTGCTCGCCGGCCCCTACCGCCAGGTCCTCAACGCGGCGACGATGCTGGGGCAGTCGAAGACGGCTCACCAGGCCGAGATCGACGCGGCCTGCGAGATGATCGACTTCTGGCGCTTCAACGTCCACTTCGCCGAGCAGATCTACCGCCAGCAGCCGCTCTCGGCGCCGGGCACGTGGAACTACCTGGAGCACCGGCCGCTGGAGGGGTTCGTCTTCGCGGTGACGCCGTTCAACTTCACGTCCATCGGCGGCAACCTGCCGACGGCGCCGGCGATCATGGGCAACACGGTGGTGTGGAAGCCGGCCTCCTCGGCGATCTACTCGGCGCACTTCCTCATGGAGGTGCTGGAGGCGGCCGGGCTCCCGCCGGGCGTCATCAACATGGTGCCCGGCGCGGGCGCCGAGGTGGGCGACCCGGCGCTGGCGTCGCCGGATCTGGCGGGCATCCACTTCACCGGCTCCACGGGGACTTTCCAGGGGATGTGGGAGACGGTCGGCCGCAACATCCGCCGCTACCGGTCCTACCCCCGGATCGTCGGCGAGACGGGTGGCAAGGACTTCGTCTTCGCCCACACCTCCGCGGAGGTGCCCGCGCTGGCGACGGCGCTCACGCGCGGCGCCTTCGAGTACCAGGGCCAGAAGTGCTCGGCCGCCTCGCGCGCCTTCGTCCCCGCCTCGCTCTGGCCGGGCGTGGAGACGGTGTTGCGCGCCCAGATCGCCGAGATCCGCGTGGGCGACCCCGCCGACTTCACCAACTTCATGGGCGCGGTGATCGACCGCAACGCCTTCGGCAGCATCAAGGGCTACATCGACTTCGCGCGGGCATCATCCGACTGCGAGCTGCTGGTCGGCGGCCACGGCGACGACGGCAAGGGGTACTTCATCGAGCCCACCGTGGTGCGGGCCAGGAAGCCCGACGTCAAGCTGATGCGCGAGGAGATCTTCGGTCCCGTCCTGACCGTGTGGGTGTACGACGACGGGGACCTGGACGAGACGCTGGGGATCTGCGACCGGGGCACGCCCTACGCTCTGACGGGCGCGGTCTTCGCCCGGGACCGCGCGGCGATCGTGAAGATCGCCGGGGCGCTCACCCACGCGGCCGGCAACTTCTACATCAACGACAAGCCGACCGGCGCGGTGGTGGGCCAGCAGCCCTTCGGCGGCGCGCGGGCCTCGGGGACCAACGACAAGGCCGGCAGCGCGCTGAACCTGCTCCGCTGGGTGAGCCCGCGGGCCATCAAGGAGACGTTCGTCCCGCCGACGGACTTCCGCTACCCCTTCCTGCAGCCCGGAGAGTGA
- a CDS encoding DUF2934 domain-containing protein translates to MPSHHEIAVRAYEIYLARGGNEIDNWLEAEQELRQD, encoded by the coding sequence GTGCCGAGCCACCATGAGATCGCGGTGCGCGCCTACGAGATCTATCTGGCCCGGGGTGGGAACGAGATCGACAATTGGCTGGAGGCGGAACAGGAACTCCGTCAAGATTAA
- a CDS encoding sugar phosphate nucleotidyltransferase, translating to MKGIILAGGDGTRLRPLTRRIAGDERPKQFCRLLDREILLEQTLRRAGRLIPPEQTVTVVVRAHERYYAPLLSGVPAPGLVVQPENRGTAPAILYGLLSLDALVPAGAVAILPSDHYVSDDDLFMAHVAAAFHAARLRPDLAILLGSVPRTPEPEYGWIEPAYAMPIEPRGRLSRVRQFWEKPPPALARKLLGLGCLWNTFVIVASVRTLLALVKEALPDLYERFAAIRPAMGTSSEQEAVRALYAQIPSIDFSRHVLATCPANLAVLALNGVEWDDLGEPRRVMARLARIGMRPEWIRPEAAVIA from the coding sequence ATGAAGGGAATCATCCTGGCAGGGGGGGACGGCACGAGGCTCCGGCCACTGACGCGCCGGATCGCCGGCGACGAGCGGCCGAAGCAGTTCTGCCGCCTCCTCGACCGGGAGATCCTGCTGGAGCAGACCCTCCGGCGCGCCGGCCGGCTGATCCCGCCCGAGCAGACCGTCACCGTCGTCGTTCGCGCTCACGAACGCTACTACGCCCCGCTTCTGTCCGGCGTCCCGGCGCCGGGCCTCGTCGTCCAGCCGGAGAATCGAGGGACGGCTCCCGCGATCCTCTATGGCCTCCTCTCCCTCGACGCGCTGGTGCCGGCCGGCGCGGTGGCCATCTTGCCGTCCGACCATTACGTCTCGGACGACGATCTGTTCATGGCCCACGTGGCCGCGGCGTTCCACGCGGCCCGTCTCCGGCCGGACCTGGCGATCCTGCTGGGAAGCGTTCCGAGAACCCCGGAGCCGGAATACGGGTGGATCGAACCCGCTTATGCGATGCCCATCGAGCCGCGGGGCCGACTCTCCCGCGTCCGCCAATTCTGGGAAAAGCCGCCTCCCGCGCTGGCCCGCAAGCTCCTGGGCCTGGGGTGCCTGTGGAATACGTTCGTCATAGTCGCGTCCGTCCGCACGCTCCTGGCTCTCGTCAAGGAGGCGCTCCCCGATCTGTATGAACGGTTCGCCGCCATCCGGCCGGCGATGGGGACGTCGAGTGAACAGGAGGCCGTGCGGGCGCTCTACGCTCAGATCCCCTCGATCGACTTCTCCCGGCACGTGCTCGCCACCTGCCCGGCCAACCTGGCCGTGCTGGCCCTGAATGGCGTGGAGTGGGACGATCTGGGAGAGCCTCGCCGCGTCATGGCGAGGCTGGCCAGGATCGGCATGCGCCCGGAGTGGATCAGACCAGAGGCGGCCGTCATCGCGTAA
- a CDS encoding DMT family transporter, whose product MTWPALLALLAAFAFGIAGVLLKRGLQYATPLTAALVSVTFTTGLVWLLAALTTELSLLMTGTILPFLIAGLVAPGLARLALFVGVDRIGVSRAAPLVATAPLFSVAMAILFLGERPSWMLLVGAACIVTGGVLLSQRGLTDRAWRRRDLVFPLLAALGFAFRDNISRYGFREYSDPLLAAAAATLTSLAVMWLFAGLQAGSGRMRLQWIGLGFLALSGLSEGLAYMTMWRALALGDVSVVSPLINAQSIFAVALAAVFLRDLERVTWRIAVAAGLIVAGVAAVVRFATG is encoded by the coding sequence GTGACCTGGCCCGCGCTGCTGGCGCTGCTGGCCGCGTTCGCGTTCGGGATCGCCGGGGTGCTACTCAAGCGCGGGCTCCAGTACGCGACGCCGCTCACCGCCGCGCTCGTCTCCGTCACCTTCACCACCGGCCTCGTCTGGCTCCTGGCCGCCCTCACCACCGAGCTCTCCTTGTTGATGACCGGGACGATCCTGCCGTTTCTGATCGCGGGGCTGGTGGCGCCGGGGCTGGCGCGGCTCGCGCTCTTCGTCGGCGTGGACCGCATCGGCGTGTCGCGCGCGGCGCCGCTGGTGGCCACGGCGCCGCTCTTCTCCGTCGCCATGGCCATTCTCTTCCTGGGCGAGCGGCCGTCGTGGATGCTCCTGGTGGGCGCCGCCTGCATCGTGACGGGCGGCGTCCTGCTCTCGCAGCGGGGCCTGACGGACCGGGCCTGGCGGCGGCGCGACCTGGTCTTCCCGTTGCTGGCGGCCCTGGGCTTCGCCTTCCGCGACAACATCAGCCGCTACGGGTTTCGCGAGTACTCGGACCCGCTGCTCGCCGCCGCCGCCGCCACGCTGACGTCCCTGGCGGTGATGTGGCTCTTCGCCGGCCTGCAGGCCGGGAGCGGCCGCATGCGGCTCCAATGGATCGGGCTGGGCTTCCTGGCCCTGTCGGGGCTGTCGGAGGGCCTGGCCTACATGACGATGTGGCGCGCGCTGGCCCTGGGCGACGTGTCGGTCGTCTCCCCGCTGATCAACGCCCAGTCGATCTTCGCGGTCGCGCTCGCCGCGGTCTTCCTGCGCGACCTCGAGCGGGTCACCTGGCGGATCGCCGTCGCGGCGGGGCTGATCGTCGCGGGCGTCGCCGCCGTGGTGCGCTTCGCGACGGGGTAG
- a CDS encoding cytidylate kinase family protein, translating into MSIVAISETTGSQGDEIGRELARALGYAFADREIIMKAAERMKFLYHVDWNDPLLYDLVLNTERLSVAEGARLMREALQSASVQPTERSLAQARDLSLAAQARARLVMEPSTRHLRLSIAVTGGQLTVSGGVESPALRDTVVKLLGATPGVAVVTDEITVVAPPTFARV; encoded by the coding sequence ATGAGCATCGTGGCCATTTCCGAGACGACCGGCAGCCAGGGGGACGAGATCGGGCGCGAGCTGGCGCGCGCGCTGGGCTACGCGTTCGCCGACCGGGAGATCATCATGAAGGCCGCGGAGCGCATGAAGTTCCTCTACCACGTGGACTGGAACGACCCGCTGCTCTACGACCTCGTCCTCAACACCGAGCGCCTGAGCGTGGCCGAGGGCGCCCGGCTCATGCGCGAGGCGCTCCAGAGCGCCTCGGTGCAGCCGACCGAGCGGAGCCTGGCCCAGGCGCGCGACCTGAGCCTGGCCGCCCAGGCCCGGGCCCGGCTGGTCATGGAGCCGTCCACGCGGCACCTCCGGCTCTCCATCGCCGTGACCGGCGGCCAGCTCACGGTCAGCGGCGGGGTGGAGTCCCCGGCGCTGCGGGACACCGTGGTGAAGCTCCTGGGCGCGACCCCCGGCGTCGCCGTCGTGACCGACGAGATCACCGTCGTCGCGCCGCCCACCTTCGCGCGCGTCTAG